DNA sequence from the Tissierellales bacterium genome:
ATTTGTTGCATAAGTATCATGCCTTATACGGGCAAAATAAGTTTTTATAGGGAAAATAGTATTGAAAAAAGTCAAATTATATATATCAAAGAAAAAATAAGTGATGATTTAAAATAAATATGATAGAATAGTGTAAATTAGGTGTATCAATATAGTGATAGTAGGCTAAATTGCATTTGAGGGAGGAATACTATGGCAGATTTAAAAGCTCACAATATGGTTGAAATTGAAGTTAGAAAAGAATTAGAAAATCAGCTAAAGAAGCGAAAGCAGATTTGTCACTGTGAACAGTGTAAAGAGGATATGGTAGCTATTGCTTTGAACAACTTAAAACCAAGGTATGTAGTTTCGTATAAAGGAGAAACGTATACTAGAATCAAGGAGTTAGAGATACAATTTATGGTTGATGTCACTAGAGAAGTGATAAAGGCCATAGAACTTGTGAATAGAGAGCCGCACCATGAGTAAAAAAGAACCTATTCAAAAGCTCAATATTGTGGTAATATATACTAGAACGGATGGCGATAGATATGAAGAAAATTTTAGTTATTAATGGACCCAACTTGAATAAATTGGGAAAGAGGGATCCTAAAATTTATGGAAAAGAGACATTAAGTGATATAGAAAGCTCAATGAAAAAACTTGGCGAAGCTAAGGGTTTTGTGTTGGACTTTTTTCAATCAAATAGCGAAGGCGATATAATTGACAAGATACACGAGTATCAGGACTACAATGGTATAATATTGAATGCAGGGGCGTATAGTCATTATAGCATAGCAATCAGAGATGCTATAGAGATTGCTACGTGTCCAGTGATTGAAGTGCACTTATCGAATATCTATAAAAGAGAGGATTTTAGAAAAACATCAGTCATATCTGAAGTCTGTTTGGGCCAGATTACTGGATTTGGTAGTTTGAGCTACATAATGGCGATTGAAGCTTTTGCTAGAATTTTTAATGAGTAAAAGTGTATTAATATTTTAGGAGGTTATTTATGATTTCAGCAGGTGATTTTAGAAAAGGAATGACGATTATTATTGATAATGATCTTTATACAATTGTAGATTTCTTACACGTAAAACCGGGTAAAGGTGCAGCTTTTGTAAGAGCTACTATCAAAAATTTGAAGACAGGATCAATCAAAGAGGATACATTTAATCCAAATGATAAGTATCCAAAAGCTCATATTGAAACAAAAATGATGCAATACTTGTACACAGATGGTGAG
Encoded proteins:
- a CDS encoding late competence development ComFB family protein, translating into MADLKAHNMVEIEVRKELENQLKKRKQICHCEQCKEDMVAIALNNLKPRYVVSYKGETYTRIKELEIQFMVDVTREVIKAIELVNREPHHE
- the aroQ gene encoding type II 3-dehydroquinate dehydratase; this translates as MNKLGKRDPKIYGKETLSDIESSMKKLGEAKGFVLDFFQSNSEGDIIDKIHEYQDYNGIILNAGAYSHYSIAIRDAIEIATCPVIEVHLSNIYKREDFRKTSVISEVCLGQITGFGSLSYIMAIEAFARIFNE